From the genome of Lysinibacter sp. HNR:
TCAGATCTTCTAGCAGTTCTTGTGTAGTAGCCATCTCTGTCTTTCTACGTCTATAGCGTATTACCCAGCTTAAAACCCTTCTCGGAATCGCCCTCGCGGGTGTAAGAGAATCCATCGGCACCGATTGTGACGGCCATCTCCGAGTCGTCGGTGCGCGCGATCACCGGCTGCGGGTTACCGTCGAGGTCGAGCACGAGTGAACCGTCGGTGTACCAGGAGGGAACAACCGGGTTGCCCCACCAATCGCGTCGCTGATTATCGTGAACATCCCAGGTGATTACGGGATTGTCGGGGTCGCCCGTGTAATAGTCTTGCGTGTAGATTTCCACGCGGTGACCGTCGGGGTCGCGTAGGTAAAGGTAAAAGGCGTTTGAGACACCGTGCCGTCCGGGGCCACGTTCGATGTGATCCGAGAGGCGCAGCGATCCGAGCTTGTCGCAGATTGCGAGGATATTGTGCTTCTCGTGGGTGGAAAACGCAACGTGGTGCATCCGGGGGCCGTCACCGCCCGTCATCGCGGTGTCGTGCACGGTGGGTTTGCGGCGCATCCAAGCGGCGTACACGACGCCCTGCTCATCCTGAATGTCTTCCGTGACGCGAAAGCCTAAGTCTTGCATGAACCTGGTGGCGCGCGGCACGTCGGGGGTGATCTGGTTGAAGTGATCCAATCGCACCAGCGCCCCGGGGGTGTAGAGATCGTAGCGCCAGGCGAGGCGTTCAACGTGCTCTACCTCGTGGAAAAACTCGTAGGGAAAGCCGAGGGGGTCTTCCACTCTCACAGAATCGCCGATGCCCCGCGTAAAGCCGTGCGGGCGGCGCTCGACCCGGCAGCCCAGCTCTTCGTAGAAGGCCACAGCCAGGTCGAGGTCTTCGGGGGTGCGAACCCGATAAGAGAACGCGGCCACAGCGGCAACCGGCCCCTGACGCAGCACCAGGTTGTGGTGAATGAACTCTTCGAGTGAGCGCAGGTACACGGCGTTTTTGTCTTCGGCGGTGACGGTGAGGCCGAGGACGTTCACGTAGAAGTCTCGTGAAACCTCAAGGTTAGTGACGATGAGCTCCATATACGCGCAGCGCAGGATATCGGGGGCGGGCGACGTGGGTGTGGGCACCGGGTTGTTGGTGTTGATAGAGGTTTCTGTGGTGACGTAGAAACCGGAGGAGGTTTTGGTGCGGTTTTTTATCTCAGACATAGGGCATCCTTGCAATACGAGAAATAGGGGATTATTTTGCTGTTCCAAAACGCGGAGAGTGCGACTCGTTCAGCGTGATGTGAACGGCCTGCTGGTCGGTGTAGAAATCAATCGAGCGGTAGCCTCCCTCGTGGCCGAGGCCCGAGGCCTTAACCCCGCCAAACGGGGTGCGCAGGTCACGCACGTTGTTTGAGTTGAGCCAGACCATGCCCGCCTCAACGGCCTGGGCAAAATTGTGGGCCCGTTTGAGCTGCGAGGTCCACACGTAGGCGGCGAGCCCGTAGGCGGTGTTGTTTGCGAGCTCTAGAGCCTCCTCTTCCGTGTCAAAGGGGGTGATAGCCACAACCGGGCCGAAGATTTCCTCCTGGAAAATGCGAGCATCGGGCGCGACATCGACAAAAACCGTGGGGGCAACATAGTTACCCGTGGGGAAGCCCTCGGGGCGTCCGCCACCGGCCACCAGGCGCCCCTCACTCTTGCCGAGCTCAACGTAGCTCATCACCTTGTTGTAGTGCTCCGGGTGCACAAGCGCACCCACTTCGGTGGCCGGGTCTGAGGGGAGGCCCACAACAACGTTTTTGGCACGCTCCGCGTAGCGCTCCACAAAATCGTCGTAGATCTCACGCTGCACCAGGATTCGACTGCCCGCGGTGCAGCGCTCACCGTTGAGACTGAACACACCAAAGACGGTTGCGTCGAGGGCGGCCTCAAGGTCGGCGTCGGCAAAGACGATGGCGGGGCTTTTGCCGCCGAGCTCCATTGATAGGCCCTTGAGATAGGGTGCAGCATTGCCAAATATGATCTGCCCGGTACGGCTCTCGCCGGTGAAAGAAATAAGGGGAACGTCTGGATGTTTCACGAGGGCGTCACCCGCTTCCTCGCCGAGTCCGTTCACGAGGTTAAACACGCCGTCGGGGATGCCCGCCTCCCGGAATATTTCGGCCCACAGTGAGGCTGAGAGTGGCGTGAATTCGGCGGGTTTGAGTACTACGGTGTTTCCGGTCGCTAGCGCGGGCGCGAGTTTCCACGATTCCAGCATGAAGGGGGTATTCCAGGGCGTGATGAGTCCCGCGACGCCGATCGGTTTGCGGTTGACGTAGTTCATCTGGCGGTCGGGCACTTTAAAGGTGTTGTCGTGCTGTGCCACGATGAGATCACCGAAGAAGCGAAAGTTTTCTGCGGCTCGTCGTGCCTGTCCCCGGGCCTGGGTGATGGGCAGGCCCGAGTCAAAACTTTCTAGCTCGGCAAGCTGCGCGTCCCGCGATTCCACAATATCGGCCACTCTGTGCATGATCCGTGCGCGTTCCCGGGGGAGCAGCCGCGGCCAGGCGCCGCTTTTAAAAGCTTTTTTTGCGGCGCTAACGGCCAGGTCAATATCGGCCTTTTGTCCCGCTGCGGCCCGAATGTAGGTTTTGTTTGATACCGGATCAAGAACATCAAAGGTTTCTCCGCCGACGGAATCAACAAACGTGCCGTCGATGAAGTGACGGATTTTATCGGGCAGTCCGGTGGGTGGGTGCTGGGTCATGATCCTGTCTCTCGTTGTGGTGCGGGTCGTGGATTACGCTGTGGGCTGTGGGCTTGAGGTGGGTGGGCTGTAGGTTTGTGATGCGGATGTGTGGTTTTGTGGTGTGGGCCGCCGTGCTGTATTAGGCGGCCGGGGCGGGAAGGGCGTGTTTGTTTTGGTGTGCAAGGACCGCCTCAAGTGTGGCTAGGCGGTGGTTGCGTGCTGCTAGCTCGATGTCGATACCGGGTGCGGGGGCTTCGATGAGCTGTAAAATACGCTCGTGCTCCGTGATCGATTCTTGCGCTCGGTCGGGTACAAAGCTGAAGGATGATTCGCGCAGCAGACTCATGCGGTTCCATCCGCGGTGAACCAGGTCGAGGATGTGGGGGTTGGGGCAGCTCTCGAAGAGGACACTGTGAAACTCTAGGTTGAGGGCGGTAAATTGTTTCGGCTCAAAGTTGTTAAGTGTGTCGCGCATGTTCTCGTTGATCTCCCGTGCTCGGGTCATCTGGGCGGGAGAGATATTCGGGGACGCAAGGGCTGTGGCCGAGCCCTCGACAAGCGCGAGGGTCTGCATGGTGTGCAAGTACTCGGTCTCTCGGAGGAGAGCGACCTGAGCGCCCACGTTGCGCTCAAAAGTAACCAGGCTCTCGGCCTCAAGTCTGCGAATCGCCTCGCGCACCGGCACCACAGACATACCCAGCTCACGCGCAAGGGACGCAAGGCCCAGGCGAAAGCCCGGAGCGTATTGACCGGCATCGATTCTTTTGCGGAGTACACGGTAGGCGCGCTCAGATTTTGATTCGGATGCTCGAGGGGAGCCTGAGATTGTGCTCACACTTGTGTCTGGGGTGACATCTGTTCGTGGTCTTGTGCGTGTCTTTGATCCCGTGCTCATGCCTGATCCGCCTCGTATTGGGCTCGCCACGCGCTATTCATGGGGAAAAGGCCATCGACCGATGCTCCGGCGGCTACCTGTTCGGCAATCCAGGCATCCTCGTGTTCTTGCCGGACGGCGTCGGCCGCAACCTCGGCGAGTAGCGGTGGGGGGATCACAATAACACCGTCGCGATCGCCCATGATGATGTCCCCCGGTTGTACTGCCGCGCCGCCGCAGGCAATCGTGACGTCGGTCTCCCACGGTACGTGTTTGCGTCCGAGCACGCTCGGGTGAGGACCCTGCGAGAAGACGGGGATGTCAAACTCCCGCACCGCAGCGAAGTCGCGCACCCCGCCGTCGGTAACGATTCCGGCGGCACCTCGCACCTGGGCGCGCAGTGCAAGTACGTCTCCCACGGTTCCAGTTTCGGGAATTCCCCGTGCCTCGATAACAAGCACCTCACCCTCAGCTACGGTGTCGAAGGCGCGTTTTTGCGCGTTAAAACCACCGCCGTGCTGAGCAAAGAGATCGGGGCGGAAGGGGATAAAGCGGAGGGTTTTTGCGGTGCCGAGTATTTTGGCGTGTTCATGATTGGGGTGAACTCCGTCGATAAAGATGTTTATATAACCTCGTTTACGCAGCGCGGCGGAGACGGTGGCCACCGCAACACCTGAGAGTTGGGCACGAATTGTGTCGGTGAGAACGGGTGCCGTTGCTGGTGCTTGACTTGATCTTGATCCTGATCCTGATCCTGGTCCTAGTGCCTGTGCCTGTGCTGTGGCGGTTGCTGCAGCTGGGGTTGGCGTTGTTACCGGTGTTGTCGCTGTCGCCAGGGGAGTTGCTCTGCCCGCGTTGACGGCGGCCGCGTGTTCCTGCTCGCTGCCCCAGGCCTCGATTCGCTGTAGGTCATCGACCCGCGGTGTGGCGCCATATTCTCCAAAGGGAATGTTTCCCTGAGTGATCGTTGTAATCAGTTTTCCGGTGGTGGGGTTTCCGGGTGCTTTGGGGGCGTCAACCTCAACCTCAACCGTGTCGCCGGGTAGTACAACGGATGAGCCTGCCGGGGTTCCGGTGAGTATCACATCGCCGGTTTCGAGGGTCATCAACTGGGAGAGGTCAGCGATAAGCCGACCGAAGGTGAACGCAAGTGTATCGCTTGTGTCCTGTTGCACGAGTGTGCCGTTGACCCAGGTGCGTACGCGCCAGGCGTCTTCTGCGATTCCCGCGGTGGGAATGAGTCGCGGCCCAATGGGGGTAAAACCGTCGCCGCCCTTGGAGCGTACATTTGATCCCTTATCAACCGCGCGCAGATCGTAGAGGCCAAAGTCGTTGGCAGCGGTAACCTGGGTGACGTGCGACCAACCATCCTCGGGGGAAACTCGGCGCGCCGGTGTGCCAACAATGAGGGCAATTTCACCCTCGAAGGCGAGGAGTTCGGTATCGGCGGGGAGCTCAATGCTGCTCCCTGTTGCCGCCAGTGAGGAACTCGGCTTAAAAAAGTAGGAGGGCTGGGAGGGGGTGCGGCCGCGCTGCGTCATGCGCGAGGGATAATTGAGGTGTACCGCAATGATCTTACCGGGGCTTGCAAATCCTTCTATCATGGCTGCCTCTCTGCGTTGTCGCTAGGAGCAAAGCTCTCTATCAGGTTTTCGGTTTCACGAGCCAGGATCGATACATCGGCTCCTACCGCAACAAAATCGGCACCCGCCTCCAGGTAACGCTGGGCATCGGCTCTTATAAAGGCGTTGACCCCCACCGGCTTGCCGGCCCGCTTTGCGATGTGGATGACCTCTAACACGCGAGAAACAACCTCGGGATGGTTTTGCTGACCCAGAAAACCCATCGAGGCGGCCAGGTCCGAGGGGCCGATAAATACTGCGTCAACACCATCGACGTTAAGAATACGTTCGACATCTGCAACCGCGTCGACCGATTCGATCTGTACCGTGAGACTGATGGTGTCGTGCGCCCCATTAAGGTATCCCTCCACACGATTCCAGCGGGAGGAGCGCGCAAGTGCCGCACCAACTCCCCTTACCCCGTCCTGGGAATAGCGGATTGCCCGCACAATGTTCTCGGCCTCCTCGGCGGAATCAACCATGGGGATGAGCAGGTTCTGAACGCCCAGATCAAGATACTGTTTAATGAGTACCGTGTCG
Proteins encoded in this window:
- the hpaE gene encoding 5-carboxymethyl-2-hydroxymuconate semialdehyde dehydrogenase; this translates as MTQHPPTGLPDKIRHFIDGTFVDSVGGETFDVLDPVSNKTYIRAAAGQKADIDLAVSAAKKAFKSGAWPRLLPRERARIMHRVADIVESRDAQLAELESFDSGLPITQARGQARRAAENFRFFGDLIVAQHDNTFKVPDRQMNYVNRKPIGVAGLITPWNTPFMLESWKLAPALATGNTVVLKPAEFTPLSASLWAEIFREAGIPDGVFNLVNGLGEEAGDALVKHPDVPLISFTGESRTGQIIFGNAAPYLKGLSMELGGKSPAIVFADADLEAALDATVFGVFSLNGERCTAGSRILVQREIYDDFVERYAERAKNVVVGLPSDPATEVGALVHPEHYNKVMSYVELGKSEGRLVAGGGRPEGFPTGNYVAPTVFVDVAPDARIFQEEIFGPVVAITPFDTEEEALELANNTAYGLAAYVWTSQLKRAHNFAQAVEAGMVWLNSNNVRDLRTPFGGVKASGLGHEGGYRSIDFYTDQQAVHITLNESHSPRFGTAK
- a CDS encoding aldolase/citrate lyase family protein; the encoded protein is MPIRLDLPATLRDHLASSDRALLGLWVCSANPVVAEIVAGSGCDWILIDVEHSPNSLESVLAQLYAMSAYPVTPLVRLPSDDTVLIKQYLDLGVQNLLIPMVDSAEEAENIVRAIRYSQDGVRGVGAALARSSRWNRVEGYLNGAHDTISLTVQIESVDAVADVERILNVDGVDAVFIGPSDLAASMGFLGQQNHPEVVSRVLEVIHIAKRAGKPVGVNAFIRADAQRYLEAGADFVAVGADVSILARETENLIESFAPSDNAERQP
- the hpaD gene encoding 3,4-dihydroxyphenylacetate 2,3-dioxygenase, which translates into the protein MSEIKNRTKTSSGFYVTTETSINTNNPVPTPTSPAPDILRCAYMELIVTNLEVSRDFYVNVLGLTVTAEDKNAVYLRSLEEFIHHNLVLRQGPVAAVAAFSYRVRTPEDLDLAVAFYEELGCRVERRPHGFTRGIGDSVRVEDPLGFPYEFFHEVEHVERLAWRYDLYTPGALVRLDHFNQITPDVPRATRFMQDLGFRVTEDIQDEQGVVYAAWMRRKPTVHDTAMTGGDGPRMHHVAFSTHEKHNILAICDKLGSLRLSDHIERGPGRHGVSNAFYLYLRDPDGHRVEIYTQDYYTGDPDNPVITWDVHDNQRRDWWGNPVVPSWYTDGSLVLDLDGNPQPVIARTDDSEMAVTIGADGFSYTREGDSEKGFKLGNTL
- a CDS encoding fumarylacetoacetate hydrolase family protein codes for the protein MIEGFASPGKIIAVHLNYPSRMTQRGRTPSQPSYFFKPSSSLAATGSSIELPADTELLAFEGEIALIVGTPARRVSPEDGWSHVTQVTAANDFGLYDLRAVDKGSNVRSKGGDGFTPIGPRLIPTAGIAEDAWRVRTWVNGTLVQQDTSDTLAFTFGRLIADLSQLMTLETGDVILTGTPAGSSVVLPGDTVEVEVDAPKAPGNPTTGKLITTITQGNIPFGEYGATPRVDDLQRIEAWGSEQEHAAAVNAGRATPLATATTPVTTPTPAAATATAQAQALGPGSGSGSRSSQAPATAPVLTDTIRAQLSGVAVATVSAALRKRGYINIFIDGVHPNHEHAKILGTAKTLRFIPFRPDLFAQHGGGFNAQKRAFDTVAEGEVLVIEARGIPETGTVGDVLALRAQVRGAAGIVTDGGVRDFAAVREFDIPVFSQGPHPSVLGRKHVPWETDVTIACGGAAVQPGDIIMGDRDGVIVIPPPLLAEVAADAVRQEHEDAWIAEQVAAGASVDGLFPMNSAWRAQYEADQA
- a CDS encoding GntR family transcriptional regulator, yielding MSTISGSPRASESKSERAYRVLRKRIDAGQYAPGFRLGLASLARELGMSVVPVREAIRRLEAESLVTFERNVGAQVALLRETEYLHTMQTLALVEGSATALASPNISPAQMTRAREINENMRDTLNNFEPKQFTALNLEFHSVLFESCPNPHILDLVHRGWNRMSLLRESSFSFVPDRAQESITEHERILQLIEAPAPGIDIELAARNHRLATLEAVLAHQNKHALPAPAA